The Echeneis naucrates chromosome 23, fEcheNa1.1, whole genome shotgun sequence genome has a segment encoding these proteins:
- the LOC115036737 gene encoding LOW QUALITY PROTEIN: potassium voltage-gated channel subfamily A member 1 (The sequence of the model RefSeq protein was modified relative to this genomic sequence to represent the inferred CDS: inserted 1 base in 1 codon), with amino-acid sequence MEIALVSFENGGAKGSGGSNAEESCRNALDVPQSAFVQTGPGEDCSKELNTRGVPGPRQQQSSWKINDMNNTLSCSENAMDALLRADHSPHLFDEDLLDMDLDTDSSERVLINIAGLRYETQLGTLNQXPDTLLGDPAKRIKYFDPLRNEYFFDRNRPSFDGILYFYQSGGKIRRPVNVSIDVFADEIRFYQLGEEAMERFREDEGFIKEEEKPLPQNEFQKQVWLIFEYPESSSPARGIAIVSVIVITISIITFCLETLPEFRDERELPVTSRLDNSTAARPSLTFTDPFFIIETTCVIWFTFELIVRFFACPSKSEFSKTIMNIIDIMSIMPYFITVGTELAEQQGQEHQNGQQAMSLAILRVIRLVRVFRIFKLSRHSKGLQILGQTLKASMRELGLLIFFLFIGVILFSSAVYFAEADEPESHFSSIPDAFWWAVVTMTTVGYGDMRPVTVGGKIVGSLCAIAGVLTIALPVPVIVSNFNYFYHRETDQDQSSLKDEPASGRTSPDLKRRGSKSSNRSNRSQDPENNDASASAEKANIKANSSVDFKRSLYAFCLDTRETDL; translated from the exons ATGGAGATCGCTTTGGTGAGCTTCGAGAACGGCGGCGCCAAAGGGAGCGGAGGCAGCAATGCCGAGGAGAGCTGTCGGAACGCGCTGGATGTCCCTCAGTCGGCCTTCGTCCAGACCGGACCCGGGGAGGACTGCAGCAAGGAGCTGAACACCCGGGGGGTGCCCGGGCcgaggcagcagcagagctcctgGAAGATCAACGACATGAACAACACTCTGAGCTGCAGCGAGAACGCCATGGATGCGCTTTTACGCGCGGACCACAGTCCGCATCTGTTCGACGAGGACCTGCTGGACATGGACCTGGACACGGACAGCAGCGAGAGGGTCCTCATCAACATAGCCGGGCTCAGGTACGAGACCCAGCTGGGAACCCTCAACC TCCCCGACACGTTACTGGGAGACCCGGCCAAGAGGATCAAATACTTCGACCCGCTCCGGAACGAGTACTTCTTCGACCGCAACCGGCCGAGCTTCGACGGGATTCTGTACTTCTATCAGTCGGGGGGGAAAATCCGGAGACCCGTCAACGTGTCCATCGACGTGTTCGCCGACGAGATCCGGTTTTACCAGCTGGGGGAGGAGGCCATGGAGCGGTTCAGGGAGGACGAGGGCTTCatcaaggaggaggagaagccgCTGCCCCAGAACGAGTTCCAGAAACAGGTCTGGCTCATCTTCGAGTACCCGGAGAGCTCCAGCCCGGCTCGGGGCATCGCCATCGTGTCAGTGATCGTCATCACCATATCCATCATCACCTTCTGCCTGGAGACGCTGCCGGAGTTCAGGGATGAGCGGGAGCTGCCGGTCACCAGCCGGCTGGACAACAGCACCGCGGCCCGGCCGTCCCTCACCTTCACCGACCCGTTCTTCATCATCGAGACCACCTGCGTCATCTGGTTCACCTTCGAGCTCATCGTGCGCTTCTTCGCCTGTCCCAGCAAGTCCGAGTTCTCCAAGACCATCATGAACATCATCGACATCATGTCCATCATGCCTTACTTCATCACGGTGGGCACCGAGCTGGCGGAGCAGCAGGGCCAGGAGCACCAGAACGGCCAGCAGGCCATGTCCCTGGCCATCCTCAGGGTCATCCGCCTGGTCCGGGTCTTCCGGATCTTCAAGCTGTCCCGGCACTCCAAGGGGCTCCAGATCCTGGGCCAGACCCTGAAGGCCAGCATGAGGGAGCTGGGCCtgctcatcttcttcctcttcatcggAGTCATCCTCTTCTCCAGCGCCGTGTACTTCGCCGAGGCGGACGAACCGGAGTCTCACTTCAGCAGCATCCCGGACGCCTTCTGGTGGGCCGTGGTCACCATGACAACGGTGGGATACGGGGACATGAGGCCGGTGACGGTCGGCGGGAAGATCGTGGGCTCGCTGTGCGCCATCGCCGGGGTGCTGACCATCGCGCTGCCGGTTCCGGTCATCGTGTCCAACTTCAACTACTTCTACCACCGGGAGACGGACCAGGACCAGTCCTCCCTGAAGGACGAGCCCGCCAGCGGCAGAACCAGTCCGGATCTGAAGCGCAGAGGAAGCAAATCCTCCAACAGGTCCAACAGGTCTCAGGACCCGGAGAACAACGACGCGTCCGCTTCGGCGGAGAAGGCGAACATCAAGGCGAACAGCAGCGTGGACTTCAAGAGATCCCTTTACGCGTTCTGCCTGGACACCCGGGAGACAGACCTGTAG
- the LOC115037148 gene encoding histone H1-like, whose product MAEVAPAAPAAPPPPAKAPKKKASKPAKKSRPGASELILRAVTESKDRKGLSYVALKRALAAQGYDVEHNSVHVKRAIKSLVAKGALVQTKGTGASGSFKASKTADKPKKPAAAKKAAPAKARKPAAARKPAAKKASKPKTAKAAKTTPKKAKKPAAAAVKKPAAKKPAAKKAAPAKSPKKLKAAAAKKVAKPKAAKSKAAKAPKKAAAAKKAAKK is encoded by the coding sequence ATGGCAGAAGTCGCTCCAGCAGCACCCGCCGCCCCGCCCCCACCGGCCAAAGCCCCGAAGAAGAAGGCCAGCAAGCCGGCTAAGAAGTCCAGACCCGGCGCCAGCGAGCTGATCCTGAGGGCCGTGACGGAGTCCAAGGACCGTAAAGGTCTGTCCTACGTGGCCCTGAAGAGAGCTCTGGCCGCGCAGGGCTACGACGTGGAGCACAACAGCGTGCACGTCAAGCGGGCCATCAAGTCCCTGGTGGCCAAAGGAGCCCTGGTGCAGACCAAAGGCACCGGAGCGTCCGGCTCCTTCAAGGCCAGCAAGACCGCCGACAAGCCCAAGAAGCCGGCGGCAGCCAAGAAGGCGGCCCCGGCCAAGGCCAGGAAGCCGGCCGCGGCCAGGAAGCCCGCCGCCAAGAAGGCGAGCAAGCCCAAGACGGCCAAAGCCGCCAAGACCACCCCGAAGAAGGCCAAGAAGCCCGCGGCCGCCGCCGTCAAGAAGCCGGCCGCCAAGAAGCCCGCAGCCAAGAAAGCGGCCCCGGCCAAGAGCCCCAAGAAGCTGAAGGCCGCCGCAGCGAAGAAGGTGGCCAAGCCCAAAGCGGCCAAGTCTAAAGCGGCTAAAGCCCCCAAGAAGGCCGCCGCTGCCAAGAAAGCAGCCAAGAAGTAG
- the LOC115036619 gene encoding histone H2B 1/2-like yields MPEPAKTAPKKGSKKAVAKTAGKGGKKRRKTRKESYAIYVYKVLKQVHPDTGISSKAMSIMNSFVSDIFERIAGEASRLAHYNKRSTITSREIQTAVRLLLPGELAKHAVSEGTKAVTKYTSSK; encoded by the coding sequence ATGCCTGAACCAGCGAAGACCGCTCCCAAGAAGGGCTCCAAGAAGGCGGTGGCCAAGACGGCCGGCAAGGGCGgcaagaagaggagaaagaccCGCAAGGAGAGCTACGCCATCTACGTGTACAAGGTCCTGAAGCAGGTCCACCCCGACACCGGCATCTCCTCCAAGGCCATGAGCATCATGAACTCCTTCGTCAGCGACATCTTCGAGCGCATCGCCGGCGAGGCCTCCCGCCTGGCTCACTACAACAAGAGGTCCACCATCACCTCCAGGGAGATCCAGACCGCCGTCCGCCTGCTGCTGCCCGGAGAGCTGGCCAAGCACGCCGTGTCCGAGGGCACCAAGGCCGTCACCAAGTACACCAGCTCCAAGTAG
- the LOC115037153 gene encoding histone H4-like, whose protein sequence is MSGRGKGGKGLGKGGAKRHRKVLRDNIQGITKPAIRRLARRGGVKRISGLIRGDRACVRKVFLENVIRDAVTYTEHAKRKTVTAMDVVYALKRQGRTLYGFGG, encoded by the coding sequence ATGAGCGGCCGCGGTAAAGGAGGAAAGGGACTCGGCAAAGGAGGCGCCAAACGGCACCGCAAAGTCCTCCGGGACAACATCCAGGGCATCACCAAGCCCGCCATCCGCCGTCTGGCTCGCCGCGGCGGAGTCAAGCGCATCTCCGGCCTCATACGAGGAGACCGCGCGTGCGTGCGCAAGGTCTTCCTGGAGAACGTCATCCGCGACGCCGTCACCTACACCGAGCACGCCAAGAGGAAGACCGTCACCGCCATGGACGTGGTCTACGCTCTGAAGAGGCAGGGCCGCACTCTGTACGGCTTCGGAGGGTGA